The proteins below come from a single Myxococcota bacterium genomic window:
- a CDS encoding response regulator has translation MARVLVADDASFMRQMIREIVEAEGHEVVGEASDGDEAVEEWKRLHPDVVTMDIVMPRRSGIDAVKGIISVDANACVVMCSALGQETLVQEALQAGAKDFIVKPFKPESVIATLNKVLEKGD, from the coding sequence ATGGCGCGAGTGCTGGTAGCAGATGACGCGTCCTTCATGCGACAGATGATCCGCGAGATCGTCGAAGCGGAAGGACACGAGGTCGTGGGCGAAGCATCCGACGGCGACGAGGCCGTGGAGGAGTGGAAGCGCCTCCATCCGGACGTGGTGACGATGGACATCGTCATGCCGCGCCGGTCGGGCATCGATGCCGTGAAGGGCATCATCAGCGTCGACGCGAATGCGTGCGTGGTCATGTGCAGCGCGCTCGGTCAAGAGACGCTCGTGCAGGAAGCGCTCCAGGCCGGCGCGAAGGACTTCATCGTGAAGCCCTTCAAGCCCGAGTCGGTGATCGCGACCCTGAACAAGGTGCTCGAGAAGGGCGACTGA
- a CDS encoding chemotaxis protein CheC codes for MTTAFDGIDEAEIDRLRELAHIGASWAASAFARLAGRTMLTRVPLVHGPDRFRKRGDWETGIFCEISGGMAGMVVVFLPATTRRSVVSLLCGAEDPPAEMVASALSEFGNILASQTVSAIADTLGMTILPGLPELVVQDAETALQARMSPRHRPPAPLYIESEIFDRAGEFRAMHVFLPDIEKLEAAR; via the coding sequence ATGACGACGGCGTTCGACGGCATCGACGAGGCCGAGATCGATCGGCTGCGGGAGCTGGCCCACATCGGCGCCAGCTGGGCGGCCTCGGCCTTCGCCCGGTTGGCCGGTCGCACCATGCTCACCCGCGTGCCGCTCGTGCATGGTCCGGATCGCTTCCGGAAGCGGGGCGATTGGGAGACGGGCATCTTCTGCGAGATCTCCGGCGGGATGGCCGGGATGGTCGTGGTGTTCCTGCCGGCGACGACGCGCCGGTCGGTCGTTTCGCTCTTGTGCGGCGCCGAGGACCCGCCGGCCGAGATGGTGGCTTCGGCCCTCTCCGAGTTCGGGAACATCCTGGCCTCGCAAACCGTCTCGGCGATCGCGGATACGCTGGGCATGACGATCCTGCCGGGATTGCCCGAGCTCGTCGTCCAGGACGCGGAGACCGCGCTCCAGGCGCGTATGTCTCCCCGACATCGGCCGCCGGCCCCGCTCTACATCGAGAGCGAGATCTTCGATCGCGCCGGTGAGTTCCGTGCGATGCACGTCTTCCTGCCGGACATCGAGAAGCTCGAGGCCGCGCGCTAG
- the thiL gene encoding thiamine-phosphate kinase — MARATQLRDLGEFELIERIARVARRQRATGVVRGIGDDAAVLRPRAGADDVVSTDSRVEGVHFRWETDPPRVVGQTALAAALSDLAAMGAAPRGFTWSFAAPPGLSLARFDGLTAGLLAMARATRCPLVGGNLTRARETSLHLTVLGAVSRGRALLRWARVGDRVFVTGTLGNAALSRRVAASSGRPLRWVPTPRLEAGRRLARIPGVRGCVDVSDGLLADLGHLIGPERNCPIDLDRLPRQHGFNARCRRLGVEPGRLAAAGGEDYELLFAMAPDGPSEAQLARRLGVRVTELGCVAAGPPVASQGRGWRHFRGRRGPA, encoded by the coding sequence GTGGCACGAGCCACGCAGCTGCGGGATCTGGGAGAGTTCGAGCTGATCGAGCGCATCGCGCGCGTGGCAAGACGCCAGCGTGCGACGGGCGTGGTGCGCGGGATCGGCGACGATGCGGCCGTCTTGCGGCCGCGGGCCGGTGCGGACGACGTCGTCTCCACCGACAGCCGCGTCGAGGGTGTGCACTTTCGCTGGGAGACCGATCCTCCGCGGGTGGTCGGGCAGACGGCGCTCGCGGCCGCGCTCTCGGATCTCGCCGCGATGGGCGCCGCACCACGCGGCTTCACCTGGTCGTTCGCCGCGCCGCCGGGCCTGTCCCTTGCGCGCTTCGATGGTTTGACCGCCGGACTGCTCGCGATGGCCCGGGCGACCCGGTGTCCGCTCGTGGGCGGCAACCTCACGCGGGCCCGGGAGACGAGTCTTCATTTGACCGTGCTAGGCGCCGTGTCACGCGGACGCGCGCTGCTGCGGTGGGCGCGGGTAGGGGATCGCGTCTTCGTGACGGGCACGCTGGGAAACGCGGCGCTCTCCCGGCGCGTCGCTGCGTCGAGCGGTCGGCCCCTGCGCTGGGTGCCGACGCCCCGCCTCGAAGCGGGGCGCCGGCTCGCGCGCATACCCGGTGTGCGCGGTTGCGTCGACGTTTCCGACGGCCTCTTGGCGGATCTCGGACACCTGATCGGTCCCGAGCGGAATTGTCCGATCGACCTGGACCGGCTCCCCCGCCAACACGGTTTCAATGCGCGCTGTCGCCGGCTGGGCGTCGAACCCGGCCGTCTCGCCGCGGCCGGAGGCGAGGACTACGAGCTGCTCTTCGCGATGGCTCCAGACGGCCCGAGCGAGGCGCAGCTCGCGCGGCGCCTGGGGGTGCGGGTCACCGAGCTCGGGTGCGTCGCCGCCGGCCCGCCCGTCGCTTCGCAGGGGCGCGGCTGGCGCCATTTCCGCGGGCGTCGGGGGCCCGCCTGA
- the larB gene encoding nickel pincer cofactor biosynthesis protein LarB, producing MNPDQLRALLERVREGEIETEAALEELARLPFVDVADARVDTHRALRAGLPEVVFAPGKTPQQIHDIVQALRGQGQDVLVTRLEAGPAEEVQERLGMGFYEPVARTFWVGPAEVAPIGKGTIAVVAAGTADLPVAREAAQVARHFGNKVDLLVDVGVAGLHRLLAASDTLRSARVLIVVAGMEGALPSVVGGLVAKPVIAVPTSVGYGAAFDGLAALLGMLTSCASNVTTVNIDNGFGAAYVATLINRL from the coding sequence GTGAATCCGGACCAGCTGCGAGCGCTGCTCGAACGCGTACGCGAAGGCGAGATCGAGACGGAGGCCGCCCTCGAGGAACTGGCGCGGCTCCCCTTCGTCGACGTGGCCGACGCGCGAGTGGACACCCATCGCGCGCTGCGCGCGGGATTGCCCGAGGTGGTGTTCGCGCCCGGCAAGACCCCCCAGCAGATCCATGACATCGTGCAGGCGCTGCGGGGGCAGGGGCAGGACGTGCTCGTCACGCGCCTCGAGGCCGGTCCCGCCGAAGAGGTGCAGGAGCGCCTCGGGATGGGTTTCTACGAGCCCGTGGCACGCACCTTCTGGGTCGGGCCCGCAGAGGTGGCGCCGATCGGGAAGGGCACGATCGCCGTCGTCGCGGCCGGCACCGCCGACCTGCCCGTGGCGCGCGAGGCCGCCCAGGTGGCCCGCCACTTCGGGAACAAGGTCGACCTGCTGGTCGACGTGGGCGTCGCGGGCCTGCACCGGCTGCTCGCGGCGAGTGACACGCTGCGCTCGGCCCGGGTCCTGATCGTCGTGGCGGGAATGGAAGGGGCGCTGCCCTCGGTCGTCGGTGGCCTGGTCGCCAAGCCGGTGATCGCGGTTCCCACCAGCGTCGGATACGGCGCCGCCTTCGACGGGCTCGCCGCCCTGCTCGGCATGCTGACGAGCTGCGCGTCCAACGTGACGACGGTGAACATCGACAACGGGTTCGGCGCTGCCTATGTCGCGACGCTCATCAACCGGCTCTAG
- a CDS encoding alpha/beta fold hydrolase, producing MSAEDPPAVDARAFDLGSGRDAALCLHGLTGTPYEVRRLGEALAEHGVRAVGPCLPGHGGEPEALAEIPYEAWLEAARARYRALRAEHERVFVLGLSLGGLLSLCLAAEEPDVDAVVAVGTPLQFHTRLVPLIPVVKRLLPYLRKRRGSDIRDPVARAVHPSMPVMPMAGVHELVKLQQRVRPLLAQIQAPILVAHGRLDYTAHPDDARTIARTVGSPERELCWLGNSGHVVPVDHDGPHLAARVAAFVTRSRRSPLR from the coding sequence GTGAGCGCCGAAGATCCGCCCGCCGTCGACGCGCGGGCCTTCGATCTGGGATCGGGCCGCGACGCCGCCCTGTGTCTGCATGGCCTGACCGGTACGCCCTATGAAGTGCGTCGGCTCGGTGAGGCGCTGGCGGAGCACGGCGTGCGCGCGGTTGGCCCCTGCCTGCCGGGCCATGGCGGGGAACCCGAGGCCCTGGCCGAGATCCCCTATGAGGCGTGGCTCGAGGCCGCCCGGGCGCGCTATCGGGCCCTCCGCGCCGAACACGAGCGGGTGTTCGTGCTCGGCCTCTCGCTCGGCGGTCTGCTCTCGCTCTGCCTGGCGGCGGAGGAGCCGGACGTGGATGCGGTCGTCGCAGTGGGCACGCCCCTGCAGTTCCACACCCGGCTCGTGCCCCTGATCCCCGTGGTGAAGCGGCTCCTGCCCTATCTGCGAAAGCGGCGCGGCTCGGACATCCGAGACCCCGTCGCACGGGCCGTTCACCCGAGCATGCCGGTGATGCCGATGGCGGGGGTCCACGAGCTGGTCAAGCTCCAGCAGCGCGTGCGGCCGCTGCTCGCCCAGATCCAGGCGCCGATTCTCGTGGCCCACGGCCGGCTCGACTACACGGCCCACCCCGACGATGCCCGGACCATCGCCCGGACGGTCGGCTCGCCCGAGCGCGAGCTCTGCTGGCTCGGGAACTCGGGCCACGTGGTGCCCGTCGACCACGACGGGCCCCATCTGGCCGCCCGGGTGGCCGCCTTCGTCACGCGTTCCCGTCGGTCGCCCCTGCGCTAA
- a CDS encoding chemotaxis protein CheA, translating to MDLAKYRTIFIEESTEHFAEMSRALLELEKDPRSAEAIDTVFRMAHSIKGMAASLGYDQITAVAHKLEDRMQVIREAGVVGPPEELSLLFRGLTALEGMVDSVKDDGEPGPADPALLAALDEPALATPAPVSTREAPPTRERPAPPSGFDASRPPPTVRVNTATLDRFLSTVGEVILSTSQVRTSAEADTHQGGGVSEGLDRMDRVVGELQRRALELRTTPLSRILDPLPRTARDVAERAGVRVEVEIRGSELELDRSILDALSDPLVHLLRNAVDHGIERPEDRESGGKPPVGRIQIEARREKDSIRITISDDGSGIDLDAVRERATAAGVVHPDLADDLAPSQIAALVFEPGLSTAREISEISGRGVGMDAVRAALESLGGSVEIATERGRGTATTLVVPIAAAVQRVLLLGVGAETVAFPIAKVERIEECPTESIERSGADAFALLEDELVPVLDLGDHIAQRAGSAGDLTHLVLTEVRGERVAFSAERVSGQQQIYVKPVPELLRGARGLAGLTILGDGRPMFLVDPNQIA from the coding sequence GTGGACCTCGCGAAGTACCGGACGATCTTCATCGAGGAGTCGACGGAGCACTTCGCCGAGATGAGTCGAGCCTTGCTCGAACTCGAGAAGGACCCACGGAGTGCGGAAGCGATCGACACCGTCTTTCGCATGGCCCACTCGATCAAGGGAATGGCCGCCTCCCTCGGCTACGACCAGATCACGGCCGTTGCACACAAGCTCGAGGATCGCATGCAGGTGATCCGCGAGGCTGGAGTGGTGGGCCCGCCGGAGGAGCTCTCGCTCTTGTTCCGGGGGCTGACGGCGCTCGAGGGCATGGTCGATTCGGTGAAGGACGACGGCGAACCCGGGCCTGCCGACCCGGCCCTGCTGGCGGCCCTCGACGAACCGGCGCTGGCGACCCCCGCGCCGGTGTCGACCCGCGAGGCGCCGCCCACGCGCGAACGGCCTGCTCCGCCGAGCGGCTTCGACGCTTCGCGGCCGCCGCCGACGGTCCGCGTGAACACGGCCACCCTCGACCGCTTCCTGTCGACGGTCGGAGAGGTGATCCTCTCGACGAGCCAGGTCCGCACGAGCGCCGAGGCCGACACCCACCAGGGCGGTGGCGTCTCCGAAGGCCTCGACCGGATGGATCGCGTCGTGGGCGAGCTCCAGCGCCGCGCCCTCGAGCTGCGGACTACGCCCCTGTCCCGGATCCTCGATCCGCTGCCCCGCACGGCGCGCGATGTGGCCGAACGCGCGGGAGTTCGCGTCGAGGTCGAGATCCGCGGTTCCGAACTCGAACTGGACCGCTCGATCCTCGACGCCCTCTCCGATCCGCTCGTCCACCTGCTGCGCAACGCGGTGGACCACGGTATCGAGCGCCCGGAAGACCGCGAGTCCGGCGGCAAGCCGCCGGTGGGGCGCATCCAGATCGAGGCGCGCCGCGAGAAGGATTCGATCCGCATCACGATTTCCGACGATGGATCGGGCATCGACCTGGACGCCGTGCGCGAGCGCGCGACGGCGGCCGGCGTCGTGCACCCCGACCTCGCCGACGACCTGGCGCCGTCTCAGATCGCAGCCCTGGTCTTCGAGCCCGGCCTGTCGACAGCGCGCGAGATCTCCGAGATTTCCGGACGCGGCGTCGGCATGGACGCCGTGCGCGCTGCCCTCGAGTCGCTCGGCGGATCCGTCGAGATCGCGACCGAGCGCGGGCGCGGCACCGCCACGACCCTCGTGGTGCCGATCGCCGCCGCGGTGCAGCGGGTGTTGCTCCTCGGCGTCGGGGCCGAGACCGTCGCGTTCCCGATCGCCAAGGTCGAGCGCATCGAGGAATGTCCGACGGAGAGCATCGAGCGCAGCGGGGCCGACGCCTTTGCGCTGCTCGAAGACGAACTCGTGCCGGTCCTGGATCTAGGCGATCACATTGCCCAGCGCGCCGGGAGCGCGGGCGACCTGACCCACCTGGTGTTGACCGAAGTGCGCGGCGAACGCGTCGCCTTCTCTGCCGAGCGGGTGAGCGGCCAACAGCAGATCTACGTGAAGCCCGTCCCCGAGCTCTTGCGCGGCGCGCGCGGGCTCGCGGGACTCACCATCCTGGGAGACGGACGGCCGATGTTCCTGGTCGATCCGAATCAAATCGCATGA
- a CDS encoding chemotaxis protein CheW, giving the protein MSALIQDRLLTFEIGASLFALPIEGVHEVAEFGEVACIPTLPRDVAGVVNYRGDALPVVNRGCLLEPTRGTPADGEHLLVISDRPAGIPCLGLSVDRVLGLVDGTCTAGRGQDPVVEKRPMDGRLAHILDPARLVARAKKVIEDSLARGE; this is encoded by the coding sequence ATGAGCGCGCTCATCCAGGATCGCCTGCTGACCTTCGAGATCGGGGCATCGCTCTTCGCGCTGCCGATCGAGGGGGTTCACGAGGTCGCCGAGTTCGGTGAAGTCGCGTGCATTCCCACCCTGCCGCGCGACGTCGCCGGCGTGGTGAACTACCGCGGCGACGCACTGCCCGTGGTGAATCGCGGCTGCCTGCTCGAGCCGACGCGCGGCACGCCCGCGGACGGCGAGCACCTGCTCGTGATCAGCGATCGCCCGGCGGGAATCCCCTGCCTGGGGCTCTCGGTGGACCGTGTCCTCGGCCTGGTCGACGGCACCTGCACCGCGGGTCGCGGACAGGACCCGGTGGTCGAGAAGCGCCCGATGGATGGGCGCTTGGCACACATCCTGGATCCCGCGCGTCTGGTGGCGCGCGCGAAGAAAGTGATCGAAGACTCACTCGCTCGGGGTGAGTGA
- the larC gene encoding nickel pincer cofactor biosynthesis protein LarC, whose translation MSRRSSTGSSSRTRAGGGTSSRGNAAGRSARASKRKSSSGGSSASSGGSVLHLDTFSGIAGNMFLGALLDLGLSRSALVEDLAGLGVAHKLVVKKVQRGALAAKYVDVRVPGARSGRDTHQAPRKPAKARAAAHDDHHHHHGHHAHSHGRSYREIVKLLEGARLDADVRARAIAIFTALGEAEARVHGLPLERVHFHEVGAVDAIVDVTGAAIGLARLGIERVSATPVALGEGTVETDHGRLPLPAPATLELLRGVPTVPAHTEWETVTPTGAAILRTIVDEYGPLPAMTVEAIGYGAGNDRSHGMPNVLRAVMGSAQGTERDRVVCLETNLDDLVPEHFAFLMERLFEAGALDVALQPLQMKKNRPGILVRVLGRPSDRVALARILFAESTALGVRVSEVDRIVLRRESRRVDTPYGRIGVKVVWDPDGRESVSAEIDDCIRAARKHDVPLREVVRVVEEAARG comes from the coding sequence ATGTCGCGACGCTCATCAACCGGCTCTAGTTCGCGCACGCGCGCTGGAGGCGGCACCAGCAGTCGGGGGAACGCCGCCGGGCGCTCGGCGCGAGCGTCGAAGCGGAAGTCCTCTTCGGGGGGATCGAGCGCGTCCAGCGGCGGGAGCGTCCTGCACCTCGACACCTTCTCGGGCATCGCCGGCAACATGTTCCTCGGGGCCTTGCTCGACCTGGGGTTGTCGCGGAGCGCGTTGGTGGAAGACCTGGCGGGTCTCGGCGTCGCCCACAAGCTGGTCGTGAAGAAGGTGCAGCGCGGTGCCTTGGCGGCGAAGTACGTCGACGTCCGGGTTCCTGGGGCCCGCTCCGGGCGTGACACCCATCAGGCGCCGCGGAAGCCTGCGAAGGCGAGAGCGGCCGCCCACGACGATCACCACCACCATCACGGCCACCACGCCCACAGCCACGGACGGAGCTATCGCGAGATCGTGAAGCTGCTCGAGGGCGCACGCCTCGACGCGGACGTGCGCGCCCGTGCGATCGCGATCTTCACCGCCCTCGGCGAAGCCGAGGCCCGAGTGCACGGGTTGCCCCTCGAGCGCGTCCACTTCCACGAGGTCGGCGCCGTCGATGCAATCGTCGATGTGACGGGTGCGGCGATCGGGTTGGCGCGTCTCGGGATCGAACGGGTGAGCGCCACCCCCGTCGCGCTCGGCGAGGGGACGGTCGAGACCGACCACGGACGGCTTCCCTTGCCGGCCCCGGCCACGCTCGAGCTGCTGCGCGGCGTCCCGACGGTGCCCGCCCATACCGAGTGGGAGACGGTCACCCCGACGGGCGCTGCGATCCTGCGCACGATCGTCGACGAGTACGGACCCCTGCCGGCCATGACCGTCGAGGCGATCGGCTACGGCGCCGGCAACGATCGCTCGCACGGCATGCCCAACGTGCTGCGCGCGGTGATGGGAAGCGCGCAGGGAACCGAGCGGGATCGCGTGGTGTGTCTCGAGACGAACCTCGACGATCTGGTGCCCGAGCACTTCGCCTTCTTGATGGAGCGTCTGTTCGAAGCCGGTGCGCTCGACGTCGCGCTGCAGCCGCTTCAGATGAAGAAGAACCGGCCCGGCATCCTGGTGCGCGTGCTGGGACGCCCCTCGGACCGCGTCGCCCTGGCCCGGATCCTGTTCGCCGAATCCACGGCGCTCGGGGTGCGGGTGTCGGAGGTCGACCGGATCGTGCTCCGGCGCGAATCGCGTCGCGTCGATACGCCCTACGGGAGGATCGGCGTGAAGGTGGTCTGGGATCCCGACGGCAGGGAGAGCGTGTCGGCCGAGATCGACGACTGCATCCGCGCGGCGCGCAAGCACGACGTTCCGCTCCGCGAGGTGGTGCGGGTCGTGGAGGAGGCAGCGCGCGGGTGA
- a CDS encoding methyl-accepting chemotaxis protein: MRVALTHKFVVGALIVGAAVVGLPLVLTRSGVHVAPWLAPFVALGVGGVLGYFWSRSLSHSFSALRSASDQISRGDLRPLRDVGAPPRFPDETWDLACGLQGMTASLRELVDGVKTTARRVEHSSVELRRTAEALSGGHEGITSAVAALASDVAEQQRRLGDTTRLVQEIASAIELNASRAREAFGFAAEANQKAGSGVDVARLAIEKMRTVFERVEHAVARVFELEAKTRHVHQITEIITSVAQRTNLLSLNASIEAARAGEAGRGFSVVADEIRKLAENAGRSAEEIAKLIHEIESDTNEVAEGMRESSVVVGEGREDVDTVAASLEQIRSAVGEAARRAEEIFEGADTQAMDVQRMVESMEQIGRVAVRNAEAIEGVAGTAHGQVDSMSQMVDASQSLTGLAEELREVLHRFDTGGGAS, from the coding sequence GTGAGAGTTGCACTCACGCACAAGTTCGTAGTGGGCGCGCTGATCGTGGGCGCCGCCGTGGTCGGGTTGCCTCTCGTGTTGACCCGCAGTGGTGTGCACGTGGCCCCGTGGCTCGCGCCCTTCGTGGCGCTCGGTGTCGGTGGCGTGCTCGGGTACTTCTGGTCGCGCTCGCTTTCGCACTCGTTCTCGGCGCTGCGCTCGGCGAGTGATCAGATCAGCCGCGGCGACCTGCGTCCGCTCCGCGACGTCGGCGCGCCGCCGCGCTTTCCGGACGAGACCTGGGATCTCGCCTGTGGCCTGCAGGGCATGACGGCGAGCCTGCGCGAGCTGGTGGACGGCGTGAAGACGACCGCGCGCCGCGTGGAACACTCCTCGGTGGAGCTGCGCCGCACGGCGGAAGCGCTCTCCGGCGGACACGAAGGCATCACCTCGGCGGTAGCGGCGCTGGCCAGCGACGTCGCCGAGCAGCAGCGCCGGCTGGGCGACACCACGCGACTCGTGCAGGAGATCGCGTCGGCCATCGAACTCAATGCGTCGCGCGCGCGCGAGGCCTTCGGCTTCGCCGCCGAGGCGAACCAGAAGGCCGGGTCGGGTGTCGACGTCGCCCGTCTCGCCATCGAGAAGATGCGCACGGTCTTCGAGCGCGTGGAGCACGCCGTGGCACGGGTGTTCGAGCTCGAGGCGAAGACGCGCCACGTGCACCAGATCACCGAGATCATCACGAGCGTCGCCCAGCGGACGAACCTGCTGTCGCTGAACGCGTCGATCGAGGCGGCACGCGCCGGTGAGGCCGGCCGTGGCTTCTCGGTGGTCGCCGACGAGATTCGCAAGCTCGCCGAGAACGCCGGCCGCAGCGCCGAGGAGATCGCGAAGCTCATTCACGAGATCGAGTCGGACACCAACGAGGTGGCCGAAGGCATGCGCGAATCGAGCGTGGTCGTCGGCGAGGGCCGCGAGGACGTCGACACCGTGGCGGCCTCGCTCGAGCAGATCCGCTCGGCCGTCGGTGAGGCCGCGCGCCGCGCCGAGGAGATCTTCGAGGGCGCGGACACCCAGGCGATGGACGTCCAGCGCATGGTCGAGTCGATGGAGCAGATCGGGCGCGTCGCGGTGCGCAACGCCGAGGCGATCGAGGGCGTGGCCGGGACGGCCCACGGTCAGGTCGACTCGATGTCGCAGATGGTCGACGCGAGCCAGTCGCTGACGGGCCTGGCCGAGGAGCTGCGCGAGGTACTCCACCGCTTCGACACGGGCGGAGGCGCCTCATGA
- a CDS encoding histone-like protein, with product MSLPKAVVKRVLSEHAGGMRVSGSALDKAVEAAEEYLGRLARAANQSAEENKRKTLMDADIANARSQVG from the coding sequence ATGAGTCTGCCCAAGGCTGTGGTGAAGCGAGTGCTCAGCGAGCACGCTGGCGGAATGCGTGTGTCGGGTTCCGCGCTGGACAAGGCCGTAGAAGCGGCCGAGGAGTACCTCGGTCGGTTGGCGCGCGCCGCGAACCAGTCCGCGGAAGAGAACAAGCGCAAGACGCTGATGGACGCCGATATCGCGAACGCTCGCTCGCAGGTCGGCTGA